The Lysinibacillus irui sequence TGACAAATTATTATATGATGGATATTTTAAATGCTGTTGGGAACGTACCCGAAGGCTTTGAAATGTTAGTGCCAGAATTAATGCCAGTTGACTTAATACAAGCTTCTATAGGACAGTTTCAAACAATAGGATTGTTAGTGATGATGGCTACTTTTGTGGGTATCATTAGTAAAGAACGTGCTAGTGGGATGGCTACCTTATTATATGTCCGCCCGATTTCTTTTGGCGCCTATTTTATGAGTAAATTTATCGTTATGAGCTCAGTTGGCTTTGTAAGTATTTTAGCTGGCTTTGCGGCGAATATCTACTACACTAGTATCCTATACGGAACTTTAGAAGTTGGGTCACTGTTTGCAATCTTTTTTACGTATTATGTGTGGCTACTATTCGTCATCGCTGTAACCTTAATGATGAGTGCCAGTTTTAAAACTATTATAGCTACGACATGTGCCTTTACGGTTATCTTTGTAGGACAAATAGTAGATATGATAGTGGGTCTTTTTTGGACAATATCTCCTTGGAAATTAGCGAGCTATGGAACTTTGCTAGCTCGAGGCACAATGGAGATGTCAGATTACTGGTGGAGCCTGATAATTACTGTAGCACTGACAATGCTCTGTATTAGTATTGGGATCGTCATGATGAAGAAAAATGCGCCTATGACAAAAATATAAAGAAATAAAAACGGTAAAAATCCCTTTTTGACGGATATTTACCGTTTTTTTATTTTAGATCATGCCACCATTGATTAACAAAATTAGGCCAACAAAAAACATAATCCATGAAAGGGCAGAACTTGTACTTTGATCAAAAAGTGATTGAATTTTTCTTAAGGGCTGATGCATATATCGACGGAATAAAAGATGGAAACAAAGCAGGATGATTCCAGGTGTAATCATCATCAAATTGTAACCTGCCAATATTGGTAACCATTCATAGAACGATAAATGATGGCTCGTTAAAATGCCAATTGCTGCAAAGTAAGGGAGAGCTGTTGCAACTTCTAAAATAGAGGTAGTGAAACCTAGGGCTATCATAGCACTAACATGTAAAGTTTTTGGTCTAGGTGCTCCCGTTGTCTTTTTCTTTGGTACTAGCCAACTACCTATGAATAAAATTCCGCCCACAATGGTCATGGTTAAACGAGCAGAGTAGCTGCTTAGCAAATTAGCGAGTGGATCAAATATGACATCTAGACCCAGCATTAGAAAAATGCCAGTGCTAAAGTAAAATAGTGCAACAGTTATCAAATAGGTAAGGACAAGTCGCAATTGGTGCTTTTTAGCCACAAGTAATAAATAGACGGTAACACCAATAATAGAGGGACTAAACATATCTAATAAAGCTAAAGCGCCAACCAACAACAGTATTTCATTGCTCATACTTAGGATCACCGAATGCCTTTTTTGTTTCATAAACATGGAAAGCCTGTTCGATAAAATGCAGAAAATCCTCCTCTAAGGGATATAATCCAATCTGTTCAGATTTTTGAGGAGACTTACGTATTGCCCACATTTTTTCTAAAAATTCTTCATTTCCTTCGAATTCTACTTGTGACTTTTCCATCATTCGTTTAATAATGTTCTGTACTGAAACTGCTTCAGGGCTCTCATTACTAAGTTGTTCTAACTGACCTAACAAACCAATCCATTCTAAAGTATTGGGGTCATTACGATTGACATTAGGAAGTTTTTGAAGAAGTTCTATTTCGGCTGCTGCAAAAATTTGCTTACACAATGCTTGCTTGTTCCCTTGATCTCGATTGGAAAGCTGAATAAATTTTTGAATAAGAGACTCAGTTAACCCTCCCTCAATAGCTGAAGCATTCTTTAATCCGTGTATAGCGTTCTCCATCTGTTGAAGTTTTCTTTGCTCTTCTATTAGAAAAGCTAATTGCTGATCTAAGCTAGCTTCCCAATCCCATGTATTATGAAGAAGTGTTTGAATTTCTTTTAATTTAAATCCTAATGCTTTTAAAAATACGATTTGCTGTAGTGTTTTCAGTTCATTCTCACCATAAATCCTATGTCCTCCATCAGTCCTTGTTGTTGGAAGTAATAATCCGATCTCCTCATAATAACGTAATGTTCGAACAGATATACCAGTTTGTTTTGATACAGTGTGAATCGTAAGCAAAATAACCATCCCCTCTCCTGTTATTGCCATTATACAAAATGACGTAACGTAACTTTCAAGGGGGAAAATACATACAAATGCTAACAAAATTACTTTCTTGGAATTTCCATAACTTAGGAATATAATGGGGATGTAACTCGAAATTTGTCAAATAACTCGGAAAATAAAAAGATCATGTAGAAAGAAGGTTTATACAAAGTGGGAACTGAAAATTCCGATCGTTTTCTGACAGCGTTTAATCGGATAGACCATAGATTAAGAGATATTGTAGGCATAAAGGATTTTATGCCATTTTATCGGCTTATTGATCAAGCGAAGAAAAAAGAGGTATTAGTGAAAAAATATGAAGATGATTTACGCTCATACGCTGATTTGCGAAATGCCATTGTACATCATCGTACGGCTTTAAACTATGTTATTGCAGAACCACATACTGATGTTGTAGAAAGAATTGAATACATAGATGCTACTCTTGCTAAGCCTATGCTTGTAGGGCAAATGTTTCGAAAGAGAGTCTTTGTTTTTCAAGAGAATGATTCACTAGCACATGTCTTAAAAGTAATTCGCCAACGAAAATATACACAGTTCCCTGTCTATTATAATCGACAATTTAAAGGACTTATCACAACCGTAGGAATCACCAATTGGCTTGCTTCAAAGATGGGTGGCGATCATTTACCGAAAGGTATTCCGACGTTGTATGATATTTTAATGCATGAGAAAAATAGGGTGAATTATAAATTCGTCAGTAGATACATTACGATTTATGAGGCAGAGGAAATATTTAAACAGGGAGTAGAAAGAGGTAGGCGTTTTGAGGCATTATTAATAACGGAGCATGGCAAACCACATCAAAAATTAATTGGAATTATTACACCATTAGATATTGTTAAAATTGATTAATAAAAGAACGAGACAAACAAGCAATTATGGGCTTGAATGTCTCGCTTTATCTTTTAAGCTGATATATAAGGAACCATTTGTTTGAACTTGTGCAAAAAAGACATCCTCAACTGACTGCACGTTTTGCTTTTTTAACTTTTTCATTACCCAGTCTTCTGTTAACTCAAGCTCCACTATATTCTCCTTAATAAGCTGACCATCAGAAATAACCTCAGTAGGTAAATAGGTAGGTGGCGAAACATCTGCTTTAACATCCTGCTTCGTAGCAACTTGTTCAGATGTTTTTTGCAGCACACTAAGCTTCCCGTTTGTTTCAAGCAATGCGTACTGGACGTCCTGTACAGAGAAAATGGCTTGCTCTCGTAGCATCATTGTTAGTTCGTCCATATGCAAACGATTTTTCTTTAAAGCTGATTCTAAAATAAGACCATTTTGTACAACAATCGTAGGCTTGTCATCAATCAGTACGCGTGCCTTTTTAGACTTAATTGTAATAATGGTCATTAAATAAGTTAAAGCACTCCACCAAATAAGGGAAATCATACCGTCTAAAAAAGGCGTTTCTTCTTGTGAGGCAATTTCTGAGGCAATCGATCCAAATGTGATACCCGTAATATAATGGAAGAACGTTAGTTGACCTAATTGCTTCTTCCCAAGGATACGAGCCAGAATAAGTAAGACAAAAAATGAAAGCGTTGTTCGAAGAATCATTTCCCAAAAATGAGCATGAATAAAGCTTTCCATGCATATATCAACTCCTTTTACAGCTGTCGAAACATAGCTTGTGCAAAATGATTGATAGTATGCGACAATCAAAAATAACCAAAATTTATAAGAGCGAGGTGGCAGCATGAATAATCAATTAAATGTGGCAAATCCTATCTATCCAATAATGATTGCAATAGGTGTTGCTCACCTAATCAATGATACGATGCAAGCAGTAATACCAGCGATGTTTCCGATATTCAAAAGTGAGTTAGGACTGACCTTCACACAAATTGGACTCATATCATTTGTCTTAAATATATTTGCTTCTGCCTTACAGCCTATTGTAGGGTTTGTCAGCGATAAAAAGCCAATGCCATATGCGTTACCGATAGGAATGATAAGTTCTTTTATAGCCATTGCTATTATTGCGTTCACAACACAGTATTGGATTATTCTTATTGCAGTATTATTTTTAGGCTTTGGTTCGGCAATTTTTCACCCAGAGGGATCTAGAGTATCATTTATGGCAGCAGGCTCTAAAAGGGGACTTGCTCAATCTATTTATCAAGTTGGAGGAAACTCAGGGCAAGCTCTTGCACCATTGATTAGCGCCTATATTTTTGATATTTTTGGTCAGCGTGGTGCAGCAATCGTATTAGTGGCGGCAACTTTTGGAATTATATTATTAAGTAAGATTGCAGGATGGTATAAGAAACAATTGGAGCAAGAACGTGAGGCGAAGAAAAAACGTGTTTTAGTTTCATCATTGCCACCTTTAACAAAGAAACAAGTAGGGATTGCTTTAACTTTATTGTTTACTATTATTTTTGCGCGATCATTTTATACAACAAATATAACAAGCTTTTACGTCTTTTATCTGATGGATCATTATGATGTCAGTCTACGACTAGGGCAAATACTTATTTTCCTCTTCATGGCATTTGGGGTAGTAGGTACATTTTTCGGCGGCTCTTTGTCTGACAGGATTGGGAGGAAAAACGTCATCATCCTTTCTGTTGCAGTACCAATGCCATTTTGTTTAGCATTACCTTATGTGCCATTATGGGCTGCTATGATCTTTTTAGTCATTATCGGTACATTGATTATGATTAGCTTCTCCGTGACAGTGGTCTATGCACAGGAACTCGTCCCTACAAAAATTGGCACAATGGCTGGCTTAACGACAGGCTTTGCCTTTGGTATGGGAGCAATAGGTGCGATGGTTATCGGTGTATTAATGGATCATAAGGGTATTGATTTTACAATGATAGTTGTTTCGTTATTACCTTTATTATTGTTAGTTGCTTTCTTCTTACCGAAGGATAAACCCGCATCTCCTGTAGTTTAATAAAAAAACGCGTCTAGGACGCGTTTTTTATTGTCTTAATGGGGCTAAAAATTCGGCAGGAAGCTTCTCTTGATCGATCACATAGCCTTCTGAAATATGGACTTCATGCATTTTATCGTTGTAAGTGAACTTGAAAATGCCATTATCAAAATCTGTGCCGATTTCCTTGAAAAATATCCCTTCAATTGATACATATTTAGGGCATGTAAAGGCTACTTTGAAGTCTTCCTGCTCTTTAATTAAGTAAGCACGTACTCCTTTTTCGTATGTTTCATTTGCATCATCATCTGTTGGACGTTGAACAGCAACAATATGAAAATCCACAAAAGGAACTTCTTTTAACAGAACGTTGAGGAAAGAACCTTTAGTAATTTCCTCCCACCTGCTTTGAGCGCTTTGCCCTACGATAATTTGAGAAATTCCATAATTTTTTGCGACTTCTGCAATTACTTTCTGTATGGGGCGTTTTTCATTATCTTGCAAAATAAATTTTTCAACCTCTAGTTCATCTGATAACTTCTTCCACTGCTCAATATAACTAGATTTCTCTGCGTCAAATGCATCAAGGGGTTGCGAATCGACTGAAAGAATATAGAGTGGGCAATCTAGCATGGAGGCCATCTTGTGACCACGACGTATTAAACGTTCGCCATTTAAGCCGTAGTAAACGCAAACTAATATACTTTCATCCAAACGCCCTTTTACATGCTTCATAAAAAATGTACACCTCTTATCTGTTGATATTTTATTAATTTCACTGCTGATTTTGAAAAAATTATCCTAAAACAGCTAAATTCGATGCTGTTACAGTGCATTATGCTCATTTATATTGTATACTTTAAAATGTATAAAAGTTAACGAAAATATATTGGAAAACCCTTGAAGGATAAAGCTTAAATCAATGATTTATAATTATTTAATTTATGCATCATGTGCATCAAAGATAAATTGCTTCCATATGCCACACTATTATGCAGGGAGTTAAAAATATAGTCAAGTGTCTTCATTGTGCTGATATAATTGAGTTGAATTGATTTGCGACCGTATAAATTATTTGATTTTCCACAAGTTATTTAAGCTTGCATCGGGTTAGATGTAACAAAGTAACTAAAAAGGATCCATTTGTTAGGCATTTTAATACCCCGCACCTTCCAATTACAAAAATTTCAAGAATATATCTAATATGTTACTTAGCTTAAACAAAATTCTAAAGTCTTAGCACTTATTATTCCAATTCACCATAAAAATTGCTAGATGATTTTGATTGTAGGAGGTTTTCATTTGGTTACAGTTCTCATTGCGATACTTTTGCCATTTGTTTGTGCTGCTCTAATCCCATTGCTTTATAGGCGACTAAGGCGTGTTACACATCTTGGCTGGTTTGTTTTATCCGTTCCATTCATCTTGTTTGTTTTACTCGCGCGCTATATTCCTCAAATTGCCGAGGGTAAGACGTTTATCCATACATATGAGTGGATTCCCTCTTTTAATATAAATTTCACAACTTATCTTGATGGACTCAGTATGATTTTTGGCTTGCTGATTACAGGAGTAGGTAGTTTAGTCATTTTATATTCTATTTTTTATTTATCAACGAAAGAATCTCTTCATCATTTTTACTGCTATTTATTACTATTCATGGGCGCTATGCTTGGCGTTGTTTTTTCAGATAACTTAATGATATTATACACATTTTGGGAATTAACAAGTGTGTCATCATTCCTATTAATTGCATTTTGGCATCATAGAAAGGCATCACGTGCAGGAGCAAAAAAAGCAATGATGATTACAGTCTTTGGCGGACTATCAATGCTTGCAGGCTTCTTAATGCTCTATGTAGCTTCCAATACATTTAGTGTTCGTGAAATTGTGGCCAATGTAGAAGTTATACGTGATCATGCACTATTTACTCCCGCACTAATTTTAATTTTATTAGGGGCTTTTACGAAATCGGCACAATTTCCATTCCATATCTGGTTACCTGATGCAATGGAAGCGCCAACTCCAGTTAGTGCTTACTTACACTCAGCCACGATGGTTAAAGCAGGTATTTATTTAGTTGCGCGTTTTTCTCCAATCTTTGGTGGAGAATCAATCTGGTTCTGGCTAGTGAGCGTTATCGGTTTAGTAACGTTATTCTGGGGCTCCTTTAATGCTGTTCGACAAACGGACTTAAAAGCTTTATTAGCCTTTTCTACAGTAAGTCAGCTAGGCTTAATTATGAGTCTATTTGGCCTTGGGTCTGTTGGACATTATTATGGCTATGCAGAAAGCTCGATTGTGTATACACAAGCAAGCTTTGCGGCACTATTTCATCTTGTCAATCACTCTACATTCAAAGGTGCTTTATTTATGATGGTTGGAATTGTCGATCATGAAGTAGGGACACGAGATATCCGTCGTCTTGGTGGTTTAATGTCTTTGATGCCTGTAACTTTTACAATTGCAGTAATCGGAAGCTTCTCAATGGCAGGATTACCGCCGTTTAATGGTTTCCTAAGTAAAGAAATGTTTTTTGCAGCTGTATTGGCTATAAGGGATGTAGAAGCTTTCTCTATTGCTGATGTAGGTTTATTTTTCCCATTCATAGCATGGGTGGCAAGTATCTTTACCTTTGTTTATAGTATGATTTTAATTTTCCGTACATTTTTGGGTAAACTACAGCCTGAAAAAATGGATCGAAAACCACACGAAGCCCCATTTGGCATGTTAATTTCACCCATTATTTTATGTTTATTAGTAGTCGGTATCTTTTTCTTCCCAAATGTGCTCGGCCACTATATTTTAGAGCCTGCAATGGCAAGTATTTATCCTACATTTCCGTCCTCAAGTGAATTAACGCCACATATTCATGCATGGCACGGCATTAATGCAGAGTTATGGATGACGTTAGGTGTCATTATTATCGGTATTATCTTATTTAAAACATTAAAAAGTTGGAAGCCACTGTATCGTATATTTTCTCAAAAGTATACGTTTAACACATACTACAATCGATTGATCGAAATTAGTGAAAATGGCTCTGAGAAGCTCACTCGTAAATATATGACTGGCAATTTAACGCATTATTTTGTCTATATATATGTATTTTTCATTGCGCTTATAGCTGGCTACTTTATATGGTCAGATGCAATGACCTTTCATTTTGACATGGACTCGGTCATTGAGTCTTACGAGTTAATTCTTGTGTTTGTTATGATATTTGCGGCTGTTTGGATGATATTTGCAAAGGGCCGGGTTACAGCGATGTTGTTAAATGGTGTTTTAGGCTATTCCATTGCATTTTTCTTTGTTATTTTCCGTGCTCCAGATTTGGCTTTAACACAATTAGTTGTTGAATCGGTAACAACCGCTCTATTCCTTCTATGTTTTAAATATTTACCGGATTTAATGCCTGAAGCGCCTCCTAAAAGGGTGCAATGGTCAAAAGCGGTGATTTCTATTTTTGTTGGGGCAACCGTAACGATGGTTGGATTCGCAGTAGTGCACTACGACCGCTTTGAGCCAGTGTCCACTTATTTTAATGATGCCTATGAGTTAGCAGGTGGTTCCAATATTGTTAATACAATTTTAGGGGATTTCCGTGCCTTTGATACAATGCTTGAGGTTGTGGTTCTTCTGATTGCTGGCTTAGGGGTTTATACATTAACGAAGCTTAAGCCACGAAAGGAGGAAGCGGATCGTGAAAATTAATGATGTGATATTAAGGACAGTCACAAAGGCAGTCGTGTTCATTATTTTAACACTTGGCGTGTACTTGTTCTTTGCTGGTCATCATGCTCCAGGTGGTGGCTTTATAGGGGGCCTTGTGTTAGCTTCTGGCATTGTTTTATTATATCTCGCTTATGATATAGAGACTGTTCATAAAGGAATGCCTTTCGATTTTAAAAAGGTTGCTGCTCTTGGTGTTTTTCTTGCGACTGGAACGGCAATTGGTGCATTGTTTTTCGATGTGCCATTTTTAACGCAGACATATACGTATATAGATGTTCCGATATTTGGAAAAATGGGCTTTTCAACCGTAACTATTTTTGAAGCGGGTGTCGCATTAACGGTTGTAGGTGTTGTTGTAACAATTATTTTAAGTATAAGTGAGGATGAGTAGCCAATGGAATCTTTAATACTTGTTTTAGTCGGTATATTAGTAGCTGTTGCGACGTACTTAATCCTCTCTAAGCAGTTATTGCGTGTAATTTTAGGAACAGCTGTTTTATCTCATGCTGCCCACTTACTGATTCTGACAATGGGAGGTCTTAAAAAAGGGGATGTACCGTTATTAGGGGAATCAGAGGGTCCTTATACAGATGCATTACCACAGGCATTAATTTTAACAGCCATTGTTATTAGCTTTGCTGTTACAGCTTTTGTTCTCGTTTTAGGCTATCGAGCGTACAAAACAAATGGATCAGGTAATTTTGATGAAATGAGAGGTACGCCGGATGAGTAATATGATTGTTTTACCATTAATTGTACCGGTAATTACTGCCATTTTACTGGTATTTTTAAAAGAGCATGTTATTTTACAACGCATCATTAGTTTACTGACTTTAAGCTTTATCGTTATTATTAGCATCATTTTATTACTAGAGATTCAAGAGCAAGGTGTGATGCGAATTGATTTTAGTGGTTGGGCACCACCTTTTGGTATATCGTTTGTTGCAGATTCTTTTGCAATATTATTAGTATTAGTGGCCAATCTTGTAGCTGTTATTTGTATGCTATATGCAATTTTTACAATGGAGCTTGGATATGAAAAGATGTATTTTTATCCATTTACTCTGCTTATGGTTGCAGGGGTTAATGGTTCATTTTTAACAGGGGATATTTTTAACTTATTTGTATGCTTTGAAGTAATGTTGCTCGCTTCTTATGCATTGATCAGTCTAGGTGGCGAAAAAATTCAACTACGAGAAGCATTAAAATATGTGTTAATTAATATTGTTGCTTCTTGGATTTTCTTAGTAGCTTTAGCCTTTCTATATGGTACAGTTGGTACTTTAAATATGGCCCATATTTCTGTTCGTGTCATGGAGGCAGGAGCGAATCCTCTCATTACAACAGTGGCGCTAATATTCTTAATCGTCTTTAGCTTGAAGGCTGGACTTTTATTATTCTTCTGGTTGCCTGGCTCCTATAGTGTACCACCAACTGCCATAGCGGCTTTATTTGCGGCATTATTAACAAAGGTTGGGATATATGCACTTGTGCGGACGTTTACATTGCTTTTCCCTAATAACACTGAAGTGACACACATGGCTCTTGGTATAATGGCAGGGATAACGATCGTAGCAGGTTGTATCGGTGCTCTATCAGGGCGCGATGTTAGAACGATTGCTTCATACAATGTGCTCATTGGAGTTGGATTTATAGTCACTGGTTTAGCGATTGGTACAGAGTCTGCTTTACAAGGTGTTATCTATTATTTAATGCATGATATGGTTGCTAAGGCAATGCTTTTTTTAGCAGTGGGCATGATGATTTATGTTACGGGGGAAACGGTCATAGATAAAATGAGTGGGCTTATCCGGAATTATCCCTTTTTTGGATGGATGTTCTTCATCGCCATGTGCTCATTAGCAGGTATACCCCCTTTAAGTGGCTTTTTAGGGAAAGTTTTAATCGGACAAGGAGCAATAGAAGGAGGCCATTTTGTTCTATTAGGTCTAGGATTTTTCTCTAGTTTAATTGTTTTGTATTCACTGCTGCGAATATTCCTCTCCTCCTTTTTTGGAGAAACCATTATTAGCTTGGAAGATGAAAAGCCATTACCCAAGCGAATTTTGCTACCTATAACATTACTGGCTGCTTGTACAATTGGCTTAGGAATTGGAGCAGAGAAATTGGCTCCTTTTGTAACGGATGCGGCAGAAACACTTTATACGCCTTCCATTTATATTGATGCAGTATTAGATGGGGAACTATGGCAAGGTGAGGTGAATAAATAATGGCAATGCAGTTTATATTGAATTTATTTATTGCAACACTTTGGTTACTCTTACAGGATGAAGTGACACCCCAATTTTCGACATTTTTAATGGGCTTTATCGTAGGAGTGGGTATTTTATATGCTATGCACCGTTTTTATGGCACCCAATTTTACTTGCGACGAGTATTTTCCATTATAAAGTTATTATGGCTTTTTAATTGGGAGCTATTTTTATCAAGCTATAGCGTATTAAGACAAATTACAACGCCAAAGCTTACTATTACACCTGGTATTTTCACTTATAAAACAGTATTAAAGGGTGATTGGGAAATTACAGCACTTGCATTATTGCTTACACTAACACCAGGTTCTGTCGTTATGGAAGTATCAGAAGAGGGGGATGTTTTTTATATTCATGCCATGGATATTGAACAGTCCAAAGATGCTGTCATACGCTCTATTGGGAAATTTGAACAAGCAATAATGGAGGTGACACGTTAATGATTGATAATATTTTACTTTTAGCACTGGCTTTCTTTAGTATCTCCATTGCATTATCGCTGTACCGTGTTATTCGTGGTCCATCAATGCCTGATCGAGCTATAGCTCTTGATACAATTGGCGTAAATCTATTATCAGCCATTGCCATCGTATCAATAATTTTAAAAACAAAGGCATACCTAGAAGCTATTCTTATTTTAGGTATATTAGCGTTTATTGGAACAATTGCCTTTACAAAATATATAGAAAGAGGTGTGATTGTTGAACGTAAATCAAATGATTGAGTGGGCAGCAGTCATCCTTATTCTTATAGGTTCAATTGTGAGTATGATTAGTGCATTTGGTATGATTCGCTTACCAGATGTCTATACACGATCACATGCTGCTACCAAAAGCTCCACGTTATCAGTATTAACATGCCTATTAGGTGCATTTATTTACTTTTGGGTGCATGATGGCTTTGTCAGTGTACGTTTAATTTTAGGTATTCTATTCGTCTTTGTGACAGCTCCCGTCGCAGGACATTTAATTTGTCGGGCCGCCTATCGTTCTCGCGTTCCATTAGCAGAAGGCTCTGGAGAGGATAAGCTAAAAGCTAAGCTATTTAAAGAAGAAAAATAAGCGCTGGACCTCCATATGGGGGTCTTTTTTATTAACTCGAAATTTTAATTTTTTACTTACCGAACGATGGATAATATTCGAGCTTTCGGAAAATAGTATAGTAAAGCCTTTATGAAAAATAAATAAATTGACTTATCTGAAAATTATGTATATAATATTTCACTAAATTTTTTTTAGTTTGTCTTGATTATTATTTCAAAAGAGTATATCTTAATTAGCAGATAGATTTTTTATTCTTTAACATGAATAAATATCCAATCGACTATTTTCGAGAAATGTATTCTCATACACAATAAATTATAAATAAAAGGAGAGTATAAATGATGAAGAACAAGTTATTCTTGTTAATGCTTGTACTTGTAATAGGTGTACTTGTCGCATGTGGCAGTAAAGATAATAATGCTAGCAATGCAGGATCAAATACTAATACAGAGGACAAGCAGGTATTAAAAGTTGGTACATCAGCTGACTATGCACCATTTGAATATGTGGACGCAGCGAAAGGCGAAGAAATTATTGGCTTTGATATTGATTTAATCAAGTTAGTTGGCGAAAAAATAGGCGTTGATATGCAAGTGCAAGATATGGACTTCAATAGTTTAGTACCAGCGCTACAGGCAGGAAAAATTGATGTCGTTATTTCTGGTATGACGCCGAACCCAGAACGTGAAAAAGTGGTTGATTTCTCTGATAAATACAATGAAACAGAGCAAGTAATCATTGTTAAAAAGGATAGCGGTATTAAAAAAGAGGCTGATTTGGCTGGTAAAAAAATTGGTGTACAAACAGCATCTATTCAAGAAAATTTAGGTAATGAAATCGCGAAAAAAGTAGATGTATCAGTAGAAGGACGTACACGTATTCCTGAGATTATTCAAGATATGATGTCTAAACGCTTAGACGCAGGTATTTTAGAGGGTGGCGTTGCGAAAGGTTATTTAAAAACAAATGATCAATTAGAAGCCTTCCCTGTAGAAGAACAACCAGAAGATTTCAAAGCGATCGCGGTTCCAAAAGGAAGCGATTTAAAAGATAAAATTAATAAAGCATTAAAAGAACTAGCTGATGAAGGCAAAATTCAAGAGCTAGAAGAAAAATGGTTAGAAAAAGTTGAATAATTAAAGCATGCGATAGCTCCTATTTGGGCTATCGCTTGTGCTTTTCTTTTTATCAATTCCGCCTCGGCACAACCTCGTCTAGATTTATTTATGAATTTTCTGTACGTGAGATTGTGCCTTCGGTGCAAAAAATAAAAGCTGTATTAAGTTGAAAAAGAAAGGAGGGAGCGCTGTGAATTTAGATTTTACGGCGATTGTTCCCTCTATTCCTTATATTTTAAAAGGGATAGGTGTTACACTTCAAATTGCAATCGGTGCATCCATCATCGGTTTTATTGTAGGTATACTTTTAGCATTATGTAAAATTGGAAAGGTCAATGTTTTACGTTGGTTTGCAGATTTCTATACGTCGATTTTCCGTGGTACACCACTTGTATTACAATTATTAATTATTTATTATGCAGTACCACAATTATTAGATATTCAAATTGAACCTATACCAACAGCCATTATTGCGTTTGGTCTAAACTCGGGTGCTTATATTTCGGAAATTATCCGTG is a genomic window containing:
- a CDS encoding transporter substrate-binding domain-containing protein — its product is MKNKLFLLMLVLVIGVLVACGSKDNNASNAGSNTNTEDKQVLKVGTSADYAPFEYVDAAKGEEIIGFDIDLIKLVGEKIGVDMQVQDMDFNSLVPALQAGKIDVVISGMTPNPEREKVVDFSDKYNETEQVIIVKKDSGIKKEADLAGKKIGVQTASIQENLGNEIAKKVDVSVEGRTRIPEIIQDMMSKRLDAGILEGGVAKGYLKTNDQLEAFPVEEQPEDFKAIAVPKGSDLKDKINKALKELADEGKIQELEEKWLEKVE